Proteins encoded within one genomic window of candidate division WOR-3 bacterium:
- the nuoF gene encoding NADH-quinone oxidoreductase subunit NuoF: MPKRLDILVCSGAACISNDSTTIKNKLQAVLKEHNLEDEVAIVETGCMGPCELGPVMLVYPDGVFYIRLKEGDVEEIVKEHVIKGRPVKRLQWTAPEARKIVEEKKQIPFFEKQLKIVLSNCGKIDPENIEEYIAVGGYEALAKVLTEMTPEQVIDEMIKSGLRGRGGAGFPTGLKWKATREAPGDEKFVVCNGDEGDPGAFMDRAILEGDPHSVIEGMAIAAYAIGAKQGYVYVRAEYPLAIKRLEKAIQQARKYGLLGNNIFETSFSFDIEIRIGAGAFVCGEETALLASIEGKRGQPRPKPPFPAQKGLWGKPTLINNVETFANVRHIILNGSSWFASIGTENSKGTKVFALSGKVNNTGLVEVPMGVTIRELVFDIGGGIPNGKKFKAVQIGGPSGGCVPAEYLDTPIDYESLKKLGTIMGSGGVIVLDEDTCMVNLAKFFLDFTVDESCGQCVPCRIGLKHLYDILDRITKGKGKMEDLETLEKLGEEIKRTSLCGLGQSAPNPVLSTLRYFRDEYIEHIRDKKCRAGVCQFEEAKEEEVSLEEKLKGII, encoded by the coding sequence ATGCCAAAGAGGCTTGATATACTTGTGTGTTCAGGAGCTGCCTGCATTTCCAATGACAGTACCACCATTAAAAATAAATTGCAGGCAGTTTTAAAGGAACACAATTTGGAGGATGAAGTTGCGATAGTAGAGACTGGATGTATGGGGCCTTGTGAACTTGGCCCTGTAATGCTTGTTTATCCTGATGGTGTTTTCTACATAAGGTTGAAAGAGGGCGACGTTGAGGAAATAGTCAAGGAGCACGTAATAAAGGGAAGACCTGTAAAGCGTCTACAGTGGACTGCACCTGAGGCCAGAAAGATTGTTGAAGAGAAGAAACAAATCCCCTTCTTTGAGAAACAACTAAAGATAGTACTTTCCAACTGTGGAAAAATTGATCCTGAAAACATTGAGGAGTATATCGCAGTCGGCGGTTACGAGGCGCTGGCAAAGGTACTTACAGAGATGACACCGGAACAGGTTATTGATGAGATGATTAAATCCGGACTTCGTGGGCGAGGGGGTGCTGGTTTCCCCACAGGTTTGAAGTGGAAGGCGACTCGGGAGGCCCCCGGTGATGAGAAGTTTGTTGTTTGTAATGGAGATGAAGGAGACCCCGGTGCCTTCATGGACAGAGCAATCCTCGAAGGTGATCCTCACTCTGTAATCGAAGGTATGGCAATTGCAGCCTATGCTATAGGGGCAAAACAGGGTTATGTTTACGTAAGAGCTGAGTATCCTTTAGCTATAAAGAGGTTGGAAAAAGCCATTCAGCAGGCGAGGAAATACGGACTTCTTGGAAACAACATCTTTGAGACTTCCTTTAGCTTTGATATAGAAATAAGGATCGGCGCTGGGGCCTTTGTGTGCGGAGAGGAAACTGCACTCCTTGCCTCTATAGAAGGTAAGAGAGGCCAGCCGAGGCCGAAGCCACCCTTCCCTGCTCAGAAGGGTTTGTGGGGTAAGCCAACATTAATTAATAATGTTGAAACCTTTGCCAATGTGAGGCACATCATTCTCAACGGTTCCAGCTGGTTTGCCAGCATAGGAACCGAAAATAGCAAAGGTACGAAGGTATTTGCCCTTTCTGGAAAGGTAAATAACACAGGGCTCGTTGAGGTACCAATGGGGGTAACCATAAGAGAGCTGGTTTTTGACATCGGCGGTGGTATTCCCAATGGTAAAAAATTTAAAGCAGTTCAAATAGGTGGACCCTCAGGAGGTTGTGTACCCGCGGAGTATCTCGATACTCCTATTGATTATGAATCTCTTAAAAAACTTGGGACGATAATGGGTTCTGGCGGTGTAATTGTTCTTGATGAAGACACCTGTATGGTTAATCTTGCCAAATTTTTCCTTGACTTCACTGTTGATGAGTCCTGTGGCCAGTGTGTTCCATGTAGAATCGGATTGAAACATCTTTATGATATTCTTGACAGGATCACGAAAGGCAAAGGCAAGATGGAAGATCTTGAAACCCTTGAGAAACTCGGAGAAGAAATAAAGAGAACTTCCCTTTGTGGGCTTGGTCAATCGGCACCTAATCCTGTTCTCTCTACTTTGCGTTACTTCAGGGATGAGTACATCGAACATATAAGGGATAAGAAGTGCAGAGCTGGAGTTTGCCAGTTTGAAGAAGCAAAAGAGGAAGAGGTTTCATTGGAAGAAAAGTTAAAAGGTATCATTTAG
- the nuoE gene encoding NADH-quinone oxidoreductase subunit NuoE, which produces MTREEILNKYGKSKDNLLYILHDIQDNNPQHYLTDEDLKAVAKWLNLPYSYVHGVATFYSMFSLKPRGKYIIRVCESPTCHLMGSSDVIIELAKTLGVGIGETTKDGLFTLELTSCIGVCGVAPAMMINEEVFGNLTPERVRQIIEEKRRESK; this is translated from the coding sequence ATGACAAGGGAAGAAATCCTTAATAAATATGGAAAGTCAAAGGATAACCTTCTTTATATCCTGCACGATATTCAGGATAACAATCCTCAGCATTATCTGACTGACGAGGACCTTAAGGCGGTCGCTAAGTGGTTGAACTTGCCATATAGTTATGTACATGGGGTTGCAACTTTCTACAGTATGTTCAGCTTGAAGCCGCGGGGAAAGTATATTATCAGAGTTTGTGAATCACCCACATGTCACCTTATGGGTTCCAGCGATGTAATTATCGAGCTTGCCAAAACCCTCGGTGTGGGTATCGGCGAGACTACTAAGGATGGACTCTTTACCTTAGAGTTGACTTCTTGCATTGGAGTTTGCGGTGTTGCGCCTGCTATGATGATTAACGAAGAGGTTTTTGGGAATCTAACACCAGAAAGGGTGCGGCAGATAATTGAGGAGAAAAGGAGGGAGTCGAAATGA
- the nuoF gene encoding NADH-quinone oxidoreductase subunit NuoF, with the protein MKIARMHVLLPVDPDTVLAGVMEFQKTLLDELKKRNLEDEIKVLETGSIGVTGKGILMVVYPEGVYYANLKISDIPKIVEEHFLKGRPVKELLLGEVPARFVKKEKVGLTREQKRVVLENVGVIDPENIDDYIAAGGYEALEKVLTSMKPEDVIEEIKKSGLRGRGGAGFPTGIKWESARKAPGDEKFVICNADEGEPGTFKDRLILEGDPHKLIEGMIIAGYAIGAEKGYIYVRGEYELSIRRLQKAIQDAYNYNILGKNILGTNVNFDLEIKKGAGAYVCGEETALIESLEGKRGQPRNKPPYPVTHGLWMKPTVVNNVETLANVPPIIKNGADWYRTMGTEKCPGTKVFTILGHVVYPGLVEVEMGTPLRDIIFNYGGGIKDGKKFKAALVGGAAGVFLPESLLSVKMDFDNLREYKAVLGSGAILVMNEDTCMVDMLFSIIRFFKHESCGQCSPCRIGTYELYALINKVRTGEAEVGDLDKMVSLSEAMYKSSFCPLGQSLIMPVKSAIENFREEFVAHLDKNYKCEKCRR; encoded by the coding sequence ATGAAGATAGCGAGAATGCATGTCCTTTTACCCGTAGATCCAGATACGGTTCTTGCGGGTGTTATGGAGTTTCAGAAGACCCTCCTGGATGAGCTTAAGAAGAGGAATCTGGAAGATGAAATTAAGGTTTTGGAGACGGGGTCCATTGGGGTTACCGGCAAAGGCATTCTAATGGTGGTTTACCCTGAGGGTGTCTATTATGCCAACTTGAAAATCAGTGATATTCCTAAGATTGTGGAAGAGCACTTTTTAAAGGGAAGGCCAGTTAAGGAGTTATTACTGGGCGAAGTTCCCGCAAGGTTTGTTAAAAAGGAAAAGGTTGGACTCACAAGGGAACAGAAAAGGGTTGTTCTTGAGAATGTAGGAGTTATAGACCCTGAGAATATTGATGACTACATCGCGGCAGGTGGCTATGAGGCACTGGAGAAGGTTCTTACCTCAATGAAGCCTGAGGATGTGATCGAGGAGATTAAGAAGTCGGGTTTGAGGGGAAGAGGAGGCGCGGGTTTCCCAACGGGAATTAAGTGGGAGTCAGCCAGAAAGGCCCCTGGAGATGAAAAATTTGTAATTTGTAACGCCGATGAAGGCGAACCTGGGACCTTTAAGGATAGATTGATCCTTGAGGGTGACCCTCACAAATTGATAGAGGGAATGATCATTGCAGGTTATGCCATTGGAGCCGAGAAAGGTTACATATATGTTAGAGGTGAATACGAACTCTCCATTAGAAGACTGCAAAAGGCTATTCAGGATGCTTACAATTACAACATCCTTGGTAAAAACATCCTGGGAACCAATGTAAATTTTGATTTGGAGATCAAAAAAGGTGCAGGTGCTTACGTGTGTGGTGAAGAAACTGCTCTTATTGAATCTCTCGAGGGGAAGAGAGGCCAACCTCGCAATAAACCGCCTTATCCAGTAACTCACGGTTTATGGATGAAACCAACAGTCGTAAACAATGTTGAGACCCTTGCCAATGTACCTCCCATAATTAAAAACGGTGCAGATTGGTACAGAACTATGGGTACAGAAAAATGCCCTGGCACGAAGGTCTTTACCATCCTTGGACATGTAGTATATCCTGGTCTTGTGGAAGTAGAAATGGGTACTCCTCTAAGGGATATAATCTTCAATTACGGTGGCGGAATAAAAGACGGGAAGAAGTTTAAGGCAGCCCTTGTGGGTGGTGCGGCTGGAGTTTTCTTGCCCGAAAGTCTCCTTTCGGTGAAGATGGATTTTGATAATCTCAGAGAATATAAAGCAGTCCTTGGATCTGGTGCCATTCTTGTTATGAACGAAGACACCTGTATGGTTGATATGCTCTTCTCTATTATAAGATTCTTCAAGCATGAATCTTGTGGGCAATGTTCTCCTTGCAGAATCGGTACTTATGAACTTTATGCTTTAATTAACAAAGTTAGGACAGGGGAGGCAGAAGTAGGCGACCTTGATAAAATGGTTAGCCTCTCAGAAGCTATGTATAAATCTTCTTTCTGCCCCCTTGGGCAGTCTTTAATCATGCCTGTAAAAAGTGCAATTGAGAACTTCAGGGAAGAATTTGTTGCCCATCTTGATAAAAACTATAAGTGTGAAAAATGCAGGAGGTAA
- a CDS encoding NADH-dependent [FeFe] hydrogenase, group A6 — protein sequence MAEMIKLYIDGKEVEIEQGKTILDAAKKAGIHIPTLCYHPDLPPTGACGVCVVEVEGSPTPKRACCTPVSPNMKVTTNTKALREVRKTILQLLLSDHDVTCPTCPANEKCELQSLANYLGVDMNGLPKILERKPVDDTSIAIIKDPNKCILCGRCVIVCNELQTVSAITIANRGFEAEVDTFFSQGLGNSPCVNCGQCTVFCPTGALSERSEIDLVWDALTDPNKVVVVQEAPSIRVTLGEEFGMEVGTVTVGKMYAALRKLGFDVIFDTNFAADLTIMEEANELVDRIKNGKPLPLITSCSPGWIKFMETFFPDLAEHVSTCKSPQQMFGPLAKTYFAKESGIDPSKIVSVSIMPCTAKKFEARRPEMRDSGYQDVDYVLTTREFVRMLKSAGIDLKELPEEKPDELMGMYSGAGTIFGVTGGVMEAAVRTAYWMLTGKELENLDITAVRGMAGIKEAELEINGLKVKVAVAHGLGNARELLTKVRKQIEETGKSEYAFIEIMACPGGCVGGGGQPKGSTFAMRARRGEGLYKEDKSLPIRRSHENPAIKRVYERFLGKPGSEIAHKLLHTYYYKRCDYTGCTIEAVTHKHVEHH from the coding sequence ATGGCTGAAATGATTAAATTGTATATAGACGGTAAAGAAGTAGAGATTGAACAAGGTAAAACCATTTTGGATGCTGCAAAAAAGGCTGGAATTCATATTCCTACATTGTGTTATCATCCTGATCTACCTCCCACAGGGGCTTGTGGAGTGTGTGTTGTGGAAGTGGAGGGCTCTCCAACCCCCAAGAGGGCCTGTTGTACCCCTGTTTCACCCAATATGAAAGTTACGACAAATACGAAGGCTCTCAGGGAAGTTAGGAAAACTATTCTTCAGCTTTTACTCTCTGATCACGATGTAACATGCCCCACTTGTCCTGCCAATGAAAAATGTGAACTTCAGTCTTTAGCAAACTACCTCGGGGTGGACATGAATGGGCTTCCCAAAATTCTTGAGAGAAAACCCGTTGATGATACGAGTATAGCAATTATTAAGGATCCCAATAAGTGCATTTTATGTGGAAGGTGTGTAATTGTATGTAACGAATTACAAACTGTGTCGGCGATAACTATTGCAAATAGGGGATTTGAAGCAGAAGTGGATACTTTCTTTTCTCAGGGACTCGGGAATAGCCCGTGTGTAAACTGCGGACAGTGCACAGTTTTCTGCCCGACTGGAGCTCTTAGTGAGAGGAGCGAAATTGACCTTGTATGGGATGCACTCACGGATCCCAACAAAGTGGTAGTGGTGCAGGAAGCACCTTCTATCAGGGTTACCCTTGGAGAGGAATTTGGAATGGAAGTTGGAACCGTCACCGTTGGAAAGATGTATGCTGCTCTTAGAAAACTCGGTTTTGATGTGATTTTCGATACCAACTTTGCGGCAGATTTGACAATTATGGAAGAGGCAAATGAGCTTGTGGATAGGATTAAGAATGGGAAACCATTGCCTCTTATCACCTCTTGTTCTCCAGGATGGATTAAATTTATGGAGACCTTCTTCCCCGATCTTGCTGAGCATGTTTCCACTTGTAAATCACCTCAACAAATGTTTGGACCCCTCGCGAAAACGTATTTTGCTAAGGAATCGGGAATTGACCCCTCAAAGATTGTCAGCGTTTCAATAATGCCTTGCACTGCTAAAAAGTTTGAGGCAAGAAGACCCGAGATGAGGGATTCGGGCTATCAGGATGTGGATTATGTTCTGACGACAAGGGAGTTTGTGAGGATGTTGAAATCGGCTGGTATTGATCTTAAGGAACTACCTGAGGAAAAACCTGATGAGCTAATGGGAATGTATTCCGGTGCTGGAACTATCTTTGGGGTCACTGGCGGAGTTATGGAGGCAGCAGTTAGAACTGCCTACTGGATGTTAACGGGCAAAGAGCTGGAAAACCTTGACATTACCGCTGTAAGAGGGATGGCAGGAATTAAAGAGGCTGAACTTGAGATTAACGGGCTTAAGGTGAAGGTAGCGGTAGCTCACGGGCTTGGTAATGCAAGGGAACTCCTGACGAAGGTTAGAAAGCAGATAGAAGAAACAGGAAAGAGCGAATATGCTTTTATAGAAATTATGGCCTGCCCTGGTGGATGTGTAGGTGGCGGTGGACAGCCTAAGGGTAGCACCTTTGCAATGAGAGCCAGAAGGGGTGAAGGATTGTATAAAGAGGATAAGTCTTTACCTATTCGTAGGTCTCATGAAAACCCTGCAATCAAGAGAGTCTATGAGAGGTTCCTTGGAAAACCAGGTTCTGAGATTGCACACAAATTATTACATACCTATTATTATAAGCGCTGCGATTACACAGGTTGCACCATTGAGGCCGTTACGCATAAACATGTTGAACATCACTGA
- a CDS encoding TM1266 family iron-only hydrogenase system putative regulator, whose translation MKNLSSDSDRLGLIGIFVNDKEAVKPLQEIISAYSSKILGRAGFNVPESTVIVLLFKGSTDDLGAFTGKIGKIKGIQVKTLLKKELRG comes from the coding sequence ATGAAAAACTTAAGTAGCGATTCCGATAGATTAGGTTTAATAGGAATTTTTGTAAATGATAAAGAGGCTGTAAAGCCTCTTCAGGAAATTATATCCGCTTATTCGTCGAAAATCCTCGGGAGGGCTGGCTTTAACGTTCCCGAGTCCACTGTCATTGTTCTTCTCTTCAAAGGGAGTACCGATGATCTTGGCGCTTTTACAGGAAAAATTGGCAAAATAAAGGGGATTCAGGTAAAAACCCTTTTAAAGAAGGAACTTAGGGGGTGA
- the hydG gene encoding [FeFe] hydrogenase H-cluster radical SAM maturase HydG, with protein MVQIESWIKGRIKEDEIDKYLEDGRDFINDEEIWEKINRYKNPDKNWVREIFDKALRIETLTPDETAALINIEDEDLIEEMKQVANKIKKKVYDNRIVTFAPLYLGNYCVNNCLYCGFRRDNRVIKRKVLTEEEIVKEVEVLAGEIGHKRLITVYGEHPTMGVDYIERSLRLIYDVKVKVRNGYGQIRRCNVNAPPLQIEELKRLVEVGIGTYQVFQETYHHETYEMLHPKDTIKGNYRWRLYSMHRALEAGVDDVGIGALFGLYDWRFEVMGLLYHARELEKRFGIGPHTVSFPRLEPAANTPFVQETKYKVRDKDFERVVLILRLSIPYAGMILTAREPKEIRDRLVHYGITQMDASTKIGIGAYSDRYSEQELERQQFLIGDTRSLDELIRDLAKFGYITSFCTAGYRCGRTGDLIMKLLKTGKEGQFCKLNAVLTFKEWLLDFASDETRAIGEKLIEKELLEIKEKLPRTYDKVLEYLKRLENGERDLFF; from the coding sequence ATGGTGCAAATTGAAAGCTGGATCAAGGGTAGAATAAAAGAGGATGAAATTGACAAGTATCTTGAAGATGGACGCGATTTCATCAACGATGAAGAGATCTGGGAAAAAATAAATCGTTACAAAAATCCTGACAAAAACTGGGTCAGGGAAATTTTTGATAAGGCTCTCCGCATCGAGACATTGACGCCCGATGAAACCGCCGCTCTCATTAATATAGAAGATGAAGATCTTATCGAAGAGATGAAGCAAGTTGCCAATAAAATAAAGAAAAAGGTGTATGACAACAGGATAGTTACCTTTGCACCGCTTTACCTCGGCAACTATTGTGTTAACAACTGCCTTTATTGTGGTTTTAGAAGAGACAATAGAGTCATAAAAAGAAAAGTCCTCACCGAAGAGGAGATTGTTAAGGAGGTCGAGGTCCTTGCCGGTGAAATTGGGCACAAACGACTGATTACTGTTTACGGTGAACATCCTACCATGGGCGTTGACTATATCGAAAGGAGCCTTAGGCTTATATACGATGTGAAGGTAAAAGTCCGAAACGGGTATGGTCAAATTAGAAGGTGTAATGTGAATGCTCCACCTCTTCAAATAGAAGAATTGAAGCGATTGGTAGAGGTAGGTATAGGAACTTATCAGGTCTTCCAGGAGACTTACCATCACGAGACCTATGAGATGTTGCACCCTAAGGATACGATTAAGGGAAATTACCGCTGGAGGCTTTACTCAATGCACAGGGCTTTAGAGGCTGGAGTGGATGACGTTGGTATCGGTGCCCTTTTTGGACTTTATGATTGGAGATTTGAGGTTATGGGGCTTCTCTATCATGCTCGAGAATTGGAGAAGAGGTTTGGAATTGGACCCCATACCGTTTCTTTCCCACGCCTTGAGCCTGCTGCAAATACGCCTTTTGTCCAAGAGACTAAATACAAGGTGAGAGACAAAGATTTTGAAAGAGTGGTTCTGATTTTAAGACTCTCAATACCCTACGCTGGGATGATTTTAACAGCGAGGGAACCGAAGGAGATAAGGGATAGGCTCGTACACTACGGAATTACGCAGATGGATGCTTCCACGAAAATTGGCATAGGTGCTTATAGTGATCGTTACAGTGAGCAAGAGCTGGAAAGACAGCAATTCTTAATAGGGGACACAAGAAGCCTTGACGAGCTCATAAGAGACCTTGCTAAATTTGGGTATATTACCTCTTTCTGTACGGCAGGCTACAGGTGCGGAAGGACTGGTGATCTGATTATGAAACTTTTAAAAACAGGAAAGGAAGGTCAGTTCTGCAAGTTAAATGCAGTACTCACCTTTAAAGAGTGGCTGCTTGACTTTGCCAGTGATGAAACCCGTGCAATTGGCGAGAAGTTGATCGAAAAGGAACTTTTGGAAATAAAAGAGAAATTACCGAGGACTTACGATAAGGTCCTTGAATATTTGAAGAGATTGGAAAATGGAGAGAGGGACCTTTTCTTCTGA
- a CDS encoding aspartate ammonia-lyase, which translates to MRIERDLLGERFLPDDVYYGIQTLRALENFPLSGLRWPPVFIKSFALVKKACALVNMELGYLEKVKGDAIVKACDELIEGKLHDQILVDPFQGGAGTSTNMNFNEVIANRALELLGKKKGEYDYIHPLEHVNMHQSTNDVFPTASKVAILFELRELETEIARLQEAFQEKEREFRSVVKLGRTELQDAVPITLGMEFSAYAEAVARDRWRIFKARERIKVVNLGGTAVGTGLGAPREYIFRVTDVLRDLTGLNIARSENLVDATQNLDSIVEVSGLLKTYAVNLLKISNDLRLLSSGPDGGIAEIKLPAVQPGSTIMPGKVNPVIAEAVGQVSLRVMANDEIVSYAAGLGQLELNQFHPLLTYALLESLQLLKSVTRVFAEKCVKGITSNETRCKELVEKSKTIATVLVPILGYEKVKEIVEEAKRRGCTVIDLLIHDKIMEEEKVKELLSPKRMYKLGFTEEDLNEFKPQGD; encoded by the coding sequence ATGCGGATAGAACGTGACCTTCTTGGTGAGAGGTTTTTGCCCGATGATGTCTATTATGGTATTCAGACTTTAAGGGCGCTGGAGAATTTTCCTCTTTCTGGATTGCGATGGCCTCCCGTTTTCATTAAAAGTTTTGCCCTTGTTAAGAAGGCTTGTGCCCTTGTTAATATGGAACTTGGTTATTTAGAAAAGGTTAAAGGGGATGCGATTGTTAAAGCCTGTGATGAGTTGATTGAGGGCAAATTACACGACCAGATATTGGTAGATCCCTTTCAAGGTGGTGCTGGGACCTCCACAAATATGAATTTTAATGAGGTGATTGCTAATAGAGCCCTTGAGCTTCTTGGAAAGAAGAAGGGAGAATATGACTATATCCACCCCCTTGAACATGTAAATATGCACCAGTCTACTAATGATGTCTTCCCCACTGCTTCCAAAGTTGCAATTCTTTTCGAACTAAGGGAGCTGGAAACAGAGATAGCACGTTTGCAGGAAGCCTTTCAGGAAAAGGAAAGGGAGTTCAGATCGGTGGTGAAGCTGGGGAGGACTGAACTGCAGGATGCAGTTCCCATAACCTTGGGAATGGAGTTTAGTGCCTATGCTGAAGCTGTTGCCAGAGACAGGTGGAGGATTTTTAAGGCAAGGGAGCGCATAAAGGTTGTTAATCTGGGAGGAACGGCTGTAGGAACGGGACTTGGGGCACCGAGGGAGTATATCTTCAGGGTTACAGACGTTTTAAGGGACCTTACGGGACTTAATATTGCACGTTCTGAAAACTTAGTCGATGCTACTCAGAACCTTGATTCCATTGTGGAGGTTTCTGGACTTTTAAAGACCTACGCAGTGAATCTATTAAAAATATCCAATGATTTAAGGCTTTTAAGCAGTGGACCTGATGGCGGCATTGCAGAGATAAAACTTCCTGCGGTTCAACCTGGCTCTACAATTATGCCAGGTAAGGTAAACCCTGTAATTGCAGAAGCTGTTGGGCAGGTTTCTCTAAGGGTGATGGCCAATGACGAGATTGTGAGTTATGCAGCGGGACTTGGACAGCTGGAACTAAATCAGTTCCACCCCCTTTTAACCTATGCCCTCCTTGAGAGTTTGCAACTCCTTAAAAGTGTTACAAGGGTTTTTGCTGAGAAATGTGTGAAAGGTATTACTTCAAATGAAACGAGATGTAAAGAGTTGGTAGAAAAAAGTAAGACTATTGCAACCGTTCTTGTTCCCATTCTCGGTTATGAAAAGGTAAAGGAAATTGTGGAGGAGGCAAAAAGGAGGGGATGTACAGTAATCGACCTTTTGATCCACGACAAAATTATGGAGGAAGAGAAGGTCAAGGAGCTTTTGAGTCCTAAAAGAATGTACAAACTGGGCTTCACAGAGGAGGATCTGAATGAATTTAAGCCTCAAGGAGATTGA
- the hydE gene encoding [FeFe] hydrogenase H-cluster radical SAM maturase HydE: protein MNLSLKEIEELLLGKDDQWLFSEAGRIRDEVFGKSVFLRGVIEFSNYCHDNCLYCGLRWENRKLRRYRVPFDQIIETAEVGYLEGLRTIVLQSGNDYFYKSHEVSKLIREILSRIDVVITLSLGERRFEELAEWREAGAERYLIKVETFDSEIYEKYRPGRSLDERLTMIKWLKELGYEAGSGIIVGLPGYTIEKLAKDLVKLTELELEMIAVGPFIPHPDTPLGSHPHGSALLTVRCIAILRILNPYANIPSTSALASITDYSDFPEFLKEQMDLKFLDWRAAGLIAGANVLMPSITPSDVRVLYNIYPGKNVKCHCSIEEVNYLRNLVEGVRLKVEISKGYSPRRFYAKGS from the coding sequence ATGAATTTAAGCCTCAAGGAGATTGAAGAACTCCTTCTGGGGAAAGACGACCAATGGCTCTTCTCAGAAGCAGGGCGTATCAGGGATGAAGTTTTTGGCAAGTCCGTTTTCTTAAGGGGGGTTATCGAATTTTCAAATTACTGTCACGACAATTGCCTCTACTGTGGATTGAGATGGGAAAACAGGAAGTTAAGAAGATACAGGGTTCCCTTTGATCAAATTATAGAAACGGCTGAGGTTGGGTACTTAGAGGGACTTAGGACCATAGTATTGCAATCGGGAAATGATTATTTTTATAAAAGCCACGAGGTCTCAAAATTGATAAGGGAAATTCTAAGTCGCATTGATGTGGTAATTACTCTCTCTCTCGGCGAACGCAGATTTGAGGAGCTGGCGGAGTGGCGAGAAGCGGGGGCAGAGAGATATCTTATTAAGGTGGAGACCTTTGACTCTGAGATTTATGAAAAGTACCGTCCGGGACGAAGTTTAGATGAAAGGCTAACTATGATAAAATGGTTGAAGGAACTGGGTTACGAGGCTGGGTCCGGTATAATTGTAGGATTACCAGGTTATACTATTGAAAAATTGGCTAAAGATTTGGTTAAATTAACGGAACTGGAGTTGGAGATGATTGCTGTAGGTCCCTTTATCCCACACCCGGACACCCCTTTAGGGTCACATCCTCATGGTAGCGCCCTTCTCACAGTAAGGTGTATAGCTATTCTTAGAATTTTAAATCCATATGCCAACATACCCTCTACCAGTGCCCTTGCTTCGATTACTGATTACAGTGATTTTCCCGAGTTTTTAAAGGAACAAATGGACTTGAAATTTTTAGATTGGAGGGCTGCGGGTCTTATCGCAGGTGCTAACGTTTTGATGCCATCAATAACCCCTTCCGATGTGAGGGTGCTGTACAATATATATCCGGGCAAAAATGTGAAGTGCCATTGTTCCATTGAGGAAGTTAACTATTTACGTAATCTTGTGGAAGGTGTTAGACTTAAAGTAGAAATTTCTAAAGGTTACTCGCCCAGGAGGTTTTATGCAAAAGGCTCCTAA